In Aureibaculum algae, the following are encoded in one genomic region:
- a CDS encoding RNA polymerase sigma factor produces the protein MTDQEIIIQLKKGNESCLKHLYVHLDMVKGWVNNNNGNDDDAFDIFQEAMMVFYKNLISGKYESSSKISTYLFGICKRQWLNQLNRRLKYEKPSDIITSTEDKGDDGFEIEFTIGRESLKNYINKALDKLGEPCKELLEKSIFLKLRMKELAEMFDYSSAHSARQQKLRCIKRLRGYMSYELIIKLK, from the coding sequence ATGACTGATCAAGAAATTATTATCCAATTGAAAAAAGGAAATGAATCATGTCTTAAGCATTTATATGTGCATTTAGATATGGTTAAAGGCTGGGTAAATAATAATAATGGGAATGATGACGATGCGTTTGATATTTTTCAGGAAGCAATGATGGTGTTTTATAAAAATTTGATCTCTGGAAAGTATGAATCAAGTAGTAAAATAAGCACCTATCTTTTTGGAATTTGTAAAAGGCAATGGTTGAATCAATTAAATCGTAGATTAAAATACGAAAAGCCATCGGACATTATTACAAGTACAGAAGATAAAGGAGATGATGGTTTTGAAATTGAGTTTACCATAGGTAGAGAGTCTCTTAAAAATTATATTAATAAGGCTTTGGATAAGTTAGGAGAGCCTTGTAAAGAATTGTTAGAAAAATCCATTTTTTTAAAATTAAGAATGAAAGAACTTGCAGAAATGTTTGACTATTCAAGTGCACATTCTGCAAGACAACAAAAGTTGCGGTGCATTAAAAGACTGAGGGGTTATATGTCTTATGAATTGATAATTAAATTGAAATAA